One region of Bradyrhizobium betae genomic DNA includes:
- the msrA gene encoding peptide-methionine (S)-S-oxide reductase MsrA: protein MTTERAVLAGGCFWGMQDLIRRQPGVISTRVGYTGGHVKNATYRNHEGHAEAIEIVFNPAKTSFRTMLEFFFQIHDPTTLNRQGNDLGTSYRSAIFYTSDEQKRVAEDTIADVEASGLWPGKVVTEVAPAGEFWEAEPEHQDYLERYPDGYTCHFIRPDWKLPRRAAAVGG, encoded by the coding sequence ATGACGACAGAGCGCGCGGTGTTGGCCGGAGGCTGTTTCTGGGGCATGCAGGATCTCATCCGCAGGCAGCCCGGCGTGATCTCGACGCGGGTCGGTTACACCGGCGGGCACGTCAAGAACGCCACCTATCGCAATCACGAAGGCCACGCCGAAGCGATCGAGATCGTCTTCAATCCGGCCAAGACCAGCTTCCGGACCATGCTGGAGTTCTTCTTCCAGATCCATGACCCGACCACGCTGAACCGCCAGGGCAATGATCTCGGCACGAGCTACCGCTCGGCCATCTTCTATACCAGCGACGAGCAGAAGCGGGTTGCCGAAGACACCATCGCCGACGTCGAGGCGTCCGGCCTGTGGCCCGGCAAGGTGGTGACTGAAGTCGCGCCCGCCGGCGAGTTCTGGGAAGCCGAGCCGGAGCATCAGGATTATCTCGAACGCTATCCCGACGGCTACACCTGCCACTTCATCCGCCCCGACTGGAAGCTGCCGCGTCGCGCAGCGGCCGTGGGAGGCTAG
- a CDS encoding ATP-binding protein, translated as MPDHHEDPAISFGPFRLLPKSRLLEKEGSPLHVGGRALDILIFLAERPGEVVDKRELVKRIWADVNVDEGSLRFHVAALRKVLGDTGKSARYVVNVPGRGYCFVASLAQPAAAAAQPTVDILPPRSLPAPLSRMVGREEIVEKIANGLSLHRFMTVVGPGGIGKTAVAVTVGHRRSQDFGGRVFFVDFGPLRDASHIATTIASALGLTISAEDPTPALLTFLKSGPTLVIFDGCEHVLDALAPLVERIVREAPQLRVLATSRESFRSEGERIFRLFPLDCPPEREGLDVAEVLAYPAAQLFVERIAQSSGPFQLSAEEAPLVASICRRLDGIALAIELAAGRVNAYGIAGTASLLDSRFSLQWRGRRTAVPRHQTLAAALDWSYDLLSPAESATLRRLSVFAGPFAPEAAATIAAGDGLSTSETLEGIDSLVAKSLISPSGSRTLRYRLLDTTRTYAHAKLNELGETRQVARRHAEHFREFFERADADTSTPLPEWLGIYGAELDNVRAALDWAFAPDGDTALGIRLTVAAVTLWVRLSLFAECRERTRTALAALGDNGDDRTRMQLLSALGWSLMYGEGRAREARPILETTFELAEKLDDKDFRLRALWGLSIDQFNNGQFGKARALADRFASAAANSPDSTDVMLSDRLMAVALHYLGDQNDARVRIDRVSASLHVLAEKPKIFPLDLRISTQYFRARILWLQGEADQAQALAARNIEEGRANGHALTFSSVLGQAACPIAFWAGDFDAAERHGAELLEHTERHAIRLWGLWARAFNAAVMARRGDIETGLPLLRDELNRAGDARFLPRFLPLLGELAACSGEADQVDRGLDVIEDVLTRCNDRQELWYLPELIRIKGELMLRSARHAGEAEARFREAMGIAAQQGARFWELRCATSLARLMIGAGQNAEAQTLLDNVFGAFAEGADIADMRIARDLVAQLRN; from the coding sequence GTGCCAGACCATCACGAAGACCCGGCCATTTCCTTTGGGCCATTTCGACTGCTTCCGAAGTCCCGGCTCTTGGAGAAGGAGGGCTCGCCGCTCCATGTCGGCGGCCGCGCGCTCGACATTCTCATCTTCCTCGCCGAGCGCCCCGGCGAAGTCGTCGACAAGCGCGAGCTGGTCAAGCGCATCTGGGCCGACGTCAATGTCGACGAGGGCAGCCTGCGCTTCCATGTCGCAGCCTTGCGCAAGGTGCTGGGCGATACCGGCAAATCAGCCCGCTATGTCGTCAATGTGCCCGGACGCGGCTATTGCTTTGTCGCCTCGTTGGCTCAGCCGGCCGCCGCCGCCGCGCAGCCGACCGTCGACATCCTGCCGCCCCGCTCCCTCCCCGCACCGCTCTCGAGGATGGTCGGGCGGGAGGAGATCGTCGAAAAGATCGCGAACGGGCTGTCGCTGCATCGCTTCATGACCGTGGTCGGCCCGGGCGGCATCGGCAAGACCGCCGTCGCCGTCACCGTCGGGCATCGCCGCTCCCAGGATTTCGGCGGGCGCGTCTTCTTCGTCGACTTCGGTCCGCTCAGGGATGCCAGCCATATCGCCACCACCATCGCCTCCGCGCTCGGACTGACCATCAGCGCGGAAGATCCGACACCGGCCCTGCTGACATTTCTGAAGAGCGGCCCGACCCTGGTGATCTTCGACGGTTGCGAGCACGTGCTGGACGCGCTGGCGCCGCTGGTCGAACGCATCGTCCGCGAAGCGCCGCAGCTTCGCGTGCTCGCGACCAGCCGCGAATCGTTCCGGAGCGAGGGCGAGCGCATCTTCCGGCTGTTCCCGCTGGACTGCCCGCCCGAGCGCGAGGGCCTCGATGTCGCCGAGGTGCTCGCCTATCCCGCGGCCCAGCTCTTCGTCGAGCGCATCGCACAGAGCTCGGGTCCGTTCCAGCTGAGCGCCGAAGAGGCCCCGCTGGTCGCCAGCATCTGCCGGCGCCTCGACGGTATTGCGCTCGCCATCGAGCTGGCGGCGGGCCGCGTCAACGCCTACGGTATCGCCGGCACCGCATCCTTGCTCGACAGCCGCTTCTCGCTGCAATGGCGAGGGCGACGCACCGCCGTGCCCCGGCACCAGACGCTCGCCGCAGCGCTCGACTGGAGTTATGATCTGCTGTCTCCGGCCGAGAGCGCCACCCTGCGGCGCCTTTCGGTGTTCGCCGGGCCCTTCGCACCGGAAGCGGCTGCCACGATCGCAGCCGGCGACGGGCTCAGCACATCGGAAACGCTCGAAGGGATCGACAGCCTCGTCGCCAAATCGCTGATCTCGCCGTCAGGCTCGCGGACGCTGCGCTATCGCCTGCTCGACACCACCCGCACCTACGCACACGCAAAGCTCAACGAGCTCGGCGAAACCAGGCAGGTCGCGCGGCGCCATGCGGAGCATTTTCGGGAGTTCTTCGAGCGCGCCGACGCCGACACGTCGACGCCGCTGCCCGAATGGCTCGGCATCTACGGCGCGGAGCTGGACAATGTGCGCGCGGCGCTGGACTGGGCCTTCGCGCCCGACGGCGACACGGCGCTTGGAATCAGGCTGACGGTTGCCGCGGTCACGTTGTGGGTCCGCCTCTCCTTGTTCGCCGAATGCCGCGAGCGCACCCGGACCGCGCTCGCCGCGCTCGGCGACAACGGCGACGACCGGACCCGCATGCAACTGCTGTCGGCACTCGGCTGGTCGCTGATGTATGGCGAGGGCCGCGCCCGTGAGGCGCGCCCGATCCTCGAGACGACATTCGAACTGGCGGAAAAGCTCGACGACAAGGACTTTCGCCTGCGCGCGCTCTGGGGCCTGTCGATCGACCAGTTCAACAACGGACAGTTCGGCAAGGCACGCGCCCTGGCCGATCGCTTTGCCAGCGCCGCCGCGAACTCGCCTGATAGCACCGACGTCATGCTGAGCGACCGGCTGATGGCGGTGGCGCTGCACTATCTCGGTGACCAGAACGACGCGCGCGTTCGGATCGACCGCGTCAGCGCCTCGCTGCACGTGCTCGCGGAGAAGCCGAAGATCTTCCCGCTGGACTTGAGAATATCGACGCAATATTTCCGCGCCCGCATCCTGTGGCTGCAGGGCGAGGCCGATCAGGCCCAGGCGCTCGCCGCCAGAAACATCGAGGAAGGCCGCGCCAACGGCCACGCGCTGACCTTCAGCAGCGTGCTCGGACAGGCCGCCTGCCCGATCGCGTTCTGGGCCGGTGATTTCGACGCCGCGGAGCGCCACGGCGCCGAGCTGCTCGAACACACCGAGCGCCACGCCATCCGTCTCTGGGGTCTGTGGGCGCGAGCCTTCAATGCGGCGGTCATGGCCAGGCGCGGCGATATCGAGACGGGCCTGCCGCTACTCCGCGACGAGCTCAATCGCGCCGGCGATGCACGCTTCCTGCCGCGCTTCCTCCCCCTGCTCGGCGAGCTCGCCGCGTGTTCCGGAGAGGCCGACCAGGTCGACCGCGGCCTCGACGTGATCGAGGACGTGCTGACCCGCTGCAACGACCGGCAGGAGCTCTGGTATCTGCCGGAGCTGATCCGCATCAAGGGCGAGTTGATGCTCAGGAGCGCGCGACATGCAGGCGAGGCCGAAGCCCGCTTTCGCGAAGCCATGGGCATTGCTGCCCAGCAGGGCGCGCGCTTCTGGGAGCTGCGCTGCGCCACCAGCCTCGCGCGGCTGATGATCGGCGCCGGCCAGAATGCGGAAGCTCAGACTCTTCTCGACAATGTCTTCGGCGCGTTTGCCGAAGGCGCTGATATCGCCGACATGCGCATCGCGCGCGATCTGGTCGCTCAATTGCGAAACTGA
- a CDS encoding Bug family tripartite tricarboxylate transporter substrate binding protein, whose protein sequence is MASFSRRQIVHALSGAAALAALPRSGQTADYPSRPIRLVHPYGAGGAGDQIGRPWVDKMSSLLGPTFVDYIGGAGGAIGTAAVAREAPDGYSLLLGNGSTQVIIPLTSANPGYSVDDFRAIYRLISTALVFAVHPSLPVTNLRELIAYAKANPGKLSYGTPGIATGNHLVGESFKQQAGALDIVHVPYRGMSQAANDLVSGQISLVIGVMSVQLKELGEAGKVRLLAVTTEKRLSGAPEIPTAVESGMPDLRYEGWFGIFAPRRTDDAIIDRIAQATRLAMSDPALLASYRAQGLEPDGDSSPDKFQRIVEATTASLAPVIRSIGLSKL, encoded by the coding sequence ATGGCTTCCTTCTCGCGCCGACAGATCGTTCATGCGCTATCGGGCGCAGCGGCGCTGGCGGCGCTGCCGCGCAGCGGACAAACCGCTGACTATCCGTCTCGTCCCATTCGCCTCGTGCATCCCTACGGAGCCGGCGGAGCGGGGGACCAGATCGGGCGTCCCTGGGTGGACAAGATGTCGTCGCTGCTTGGGCCGACCTTCGTCGACTATATCGGCGGTGCTGGCGGCGCGATCGGGACGGCCGCGGTCGCGCGCGAGGCGCCCGACGGCTATTCGCTGCTGCTCGGCAACGGCTCCACGCAGGTCATCATTCCCCTGACCTCGGCAAATCCCGGCTATTCCGTCGACGATTTCCGCGCCATCTACCGCCTGATCAGCACTGCGCTGGTGTTCGCCGTGCATCCGTCGCTGCCGGTCACGAACCTGCGCGAGCTGATCGCCTACGCCAAGGCCAATCCGGGGAAGCTCTCCTACGGGACGCCCGGCATCGCCACCGGAAACCATCTGGTCGGCGAATCCTTCAAGCAGCAGGCCGGCGCACTGGATATCGTCCACGTGCCCTATCGGGGCATGTCGCAGGCGGCCAACGACCTCGTCAGTGGCCAGATCTCGCTCGTCATTGGCGTGATGTCCGTTCAATTGAAGGAACTCGGCGAGGCCGGGAAGGTCAGGCTGCTGGCGGTCACCACCGAGAAACGGCTGAGCGGTGCTCCGGAGATTCCGACCGCCGTCGAATCCGGCATGCCGGATCTTCGCTATGAGGGCTGGTTCGGCATCTTCGCACCGAGGCGCACCGACGATGCGATCATCGACCGGATCGCGCAGGCGACGCGGCTGGCCATGTCCGATCCGGCGCTGCTGGCGAGCTACCGTGCCCAGGGCCTGGAGCCCGACGGCGATTCAAGCCCGGACAAATTCCAGCGCATCGTCGAGGCGACGACGGCGAGCCTGGCACCGGTGATCAGATCGATTGGACTGAGCAAATTGTGA
- a CDS encoding MFS transporter, whose product MHSADRPATRLATRLAFLVAGFGIACWAPLVPFAKARLGVDDGVLGLLLLSLGIGSVVAMLMTGVMSARYGSKPIILAGGLGLALVLPLLAVASSPATLALALLAFGAALGSIDVAMNIHAVEVERDAPRPLMSGFHALFSIGGFAGSALMTALLSLQTGALASTLICAFLMLIAMLLTWPRLLRSVQVQDGQLFVLPHGSVLLLALLGAITFLVEGAMLDWSALLVIGAGLVSDTQGGIGYIVFSIAMTVGRLGGDAVVARIGDRMTLIWGSLIAIAGFVVLLTAPVAAVAVAGFLLIGLGASNLVPVLFRRAARQTVMPTGLAVAAITTAGYAGILVGPAGVGFVARLGGLSMAFWILAALMGLVTLSARIVTRQRA is encoded by the coding sequence ATGCATTCTGCCGACCGGCCGGCGACGCGCCTTGCGACGCGGCTCGCCTTCCTCGTCGCAGGCTTCGGCATCGCGTGCTGGGCGCCGCTGGTGCCGTTCGCGAAGGCGCGGCTCGGCGTCGACGACGGCGTGCTCGGGCTGCTTCTGCTCAGCCTCGGCATCGGCTCGGTGGTCGCGATGCTCATGACTGGCGTGATGAGTGCGCGCTACGGCAGCAAGCCGATCATCCTTGCCGGCGGGCTCGGTCTGGCGCTGGTGCTGCCGCTGCTGGCCGTCGCGAGCTCGCCGGCCACGCTGGCGCTCGCGCTGCTCGCCTTCGGCGCCGCGCTCGGTTCCATCGACGTCGCCATGAACATCCATGCGGTCGAGGTGGAGCGCGACGCGCCACGTCCGCTGATGTCGGGCTTCCATGCACTGTTCAGCATCGGCGGCTTTGCCGGATCGGCGCTGATGACCGCACTGCTCTCGCTGCAGACGGGCGCACTCGCCTCCACGCTGATCTGCGCGTTCCTGATGCTGATCGCGATGCTGTTGACCTGGCCGCGCCTGCTTCGCTCGGTGCAGGTGCAGGACGGACAGCTGTTCGTGCTGCCGCATGGCTCCGTGCTGCTGCTGGCGCTCCTCGGCGCCATCACCTTCCTGGTCGAGGGCGCGATGCTCGACTGGAGCGCGCTGCTCGTGATCGGCGCGGGCCTCGTCTCCGACACGCAGGGCGGGATCGGCTATATCGTGTTCTCGATCGCGATGACGGTGGGACGGCTCGGCGGCGACGCCGTCGTCGCGCGCATCGGCGACCGCATGACACTGATCTGGGGCAGCCTCATTGCGATCGCGGGTTTCGTGGTGCTGCTCACGGCGCCCGTAGCGGCGGTCGCCGTCGCGGGCTTCCTGCTGATCGGGCTCGGCGCCTCGAACCTCGTGCCGGTGCTGTTCCGCCGGGCCGCAAGGCAAACGGTGATGCCGACGGGGCTCGCCGTCGCGGCGATCACGACCGCGGGCTATGCCGGCATCCTGGTCGGTCCTGCCGGTGTCGGCTTCGTCGCACGTCTCGGCGGACTGTCGATGGCATTCTGGATACTGGCTGCGCTGATGGGTCTCGTCACGCTGTCAGCCCGCATCGTCACGCGCCAGCGCGCCTGA
- a CDS encoding TolC family protein, translating to MSSHSFLAIPVPSAKETHRPTQLRAGAACLALMLAGCAVGPEYAGPPRLDMPAHWSAKPASRRQTGTLDRWWLRLRDPLLNRLIEQAVEANPDVAKAKAAVREARATVQQTSAGLFPSVSGTASVTVDRAGDRDRA from the coding sequence ATGTCGTCACATTCGTTCCTCGCAATCCCCGTGCCATCCGCAAAGGAGACTCATCGGCCGACGCAATTGCGCGCCGGAGCAGCCTGCCTCGCGCTGATGCTGGCCGGCTGCGCGGTCGGCCCGGAATACGCCGGGCCGCCCAGGCTGGATATGCCCGCGCACTGGAGCGCCAAGCCGGCGTCCCGGCGGCAGACCGGCACACTGGATCGCTGGTGGCTGCGCCTGCGCGATCCCCTGCTCAACCGGCTGATCGAACAGGCCGTCGAAGCCAATCCCGATGTCGCCAAAGCCAAGGCAGCGGTGCGCGAGGCACGCGCAACGGTGCAGCAGACCAGCGCAGGCCTGTTTCCCTCCGTCAGTGGCACGGCGTCAGTGACCGTCGATCGCGCAGGCGATCGTGACCGCGCATGA
- the bamA gene encoding outer membrane protein assembly factor BamA — protein sequence MSGMSIASSIPVVLLPQPAAAQVAETIVVEGNRRVEAETIRSYFRPGPGGRLDQPAIDDGLKALIGTGLFQDVKINQAGGRIVVSVVENAVIGRIAFEGNKKIKDEQLSAEIQSKARGTFSRALVQSDTLRIAEIYRRSGRYDVRVTPEIIEQPNNRVDLVFTVEEGAKTAVKSVEFIGNGAYSAARLRDVIKTHESNLLSFLGSNDIYDPDRVEADRDLIRRFYLKNGFADVQVVAALTEYDPEKKGFNVTFKIEEGSQYRVGTVDFRSSIANFDANSLRSLSRVSVGSLYNVESVEKSTEEMQIEASRRGYAFAVVRPGGDRNFAAHTVSVVFNVDEGPRTYIERINLRGNTRTRDYVIRREFDISEGDAYNRALVDRAERRLKNIDYFKSVKIVTEPGSSSDRVILIVDLEEKSTGDFSISGGYSTSDGALAEVSVSERNLLGKGLYAKASVSYGQYSRGVSLSFVEPYLLDYRLALGFDTYWKEQKSNSYTSYGVTTLGFSPRLGFALREDLSLQLRYSLYQQSITLASAYNNCNNNAANTSLAFNPTPSYIKNVLGGVDPTNTTSSGVYGYGCYGDGESSLPVRKELANGATWTSSLGYTLNYNTLDNNKNPTDGLLVDFRQDFAGVGGDVTYLKTVIDTKYYTPLVSDIVNVIHLQGGILNRIGNNDLRMLDHFQMGPNLVRGFASNGIGPRDITYLNYGATGDALGGTKYWGASMELQMPFWFLPKEVGLKGAVYADAGSLWGYQGPTSWSATGEVNTKACPTCGLQYDDGNVVRSSVGVGLIWASPFGPLRFDYAVPLSKGKYDTVQEFRFGGGTSF from the coding sequence ATGAGCGGTATGTCGATTGCGAGTTCAATTCCCGTCGTGCTGTTGCCGCAGCCGGCGGCCGCGCAAGTCGCGGAGACGATCGTGGTCGAGGGTAACCGCCGCGTGGAGGCCGAGACGATTCGCTCCTACTTCAGGCCCGGCCCCGGCGGGCGCCTCGACCAGCCCGCGATCGACGACGGTCTGAAGGCGCTGATCGGCACTGGTCTGTTTCAGGATGTAAAGATCAATCAGGCCGGCGGCCGCATCGTGGTGTCGGTGGTCGAGAACGCCGTGATCGGCCGCATCGCGTTCGAGGGCAACAAGAAGATCAAGGACGAGCAGCTCTCGGCCGAGATCCAGTCCAAGGCGCGCGGAACCTTCTCGCGGGCGCTGGTGCAGTCGGACACGCTGCGCATCGCCGAGATCTACCGGCGCTCGGGCCGCTACGACGTGCGCGTCACGCCCGAAATCATCGAACAGCCGAACAATCGCGTCGACCTCGTCTTCACGGTCGAGGAGGGAGCCAAGACCGCGGTCAAGTCTGTCGAGTTCATCGGCAACGGCGCCTATTCGGCCGCGCGTCTGCGCGACGTCATCAAGACGCATGAGAGCAACCTGCTCAGCTTTCTCGGCAGCAACGACATCTACGATCCCGATCGCGTCGAGGCCGACCGCGACCTGATCCGGCGCTTCTACCTCAAGAACGGCTTCGCCGACGTCCAGGTCGTGGCCGCGCTGACCGAGTACGATCCGGAGAAGAAGGGCTTCAACGTCACTTTCAAGATCGAGGAAGGCTCGCAGTACCGCGTCGGCACCGTCGACTTCCGCTCCAGCATTGCAAATTTTGACGCGAACTCGCTGCGAAGCCTGTCGCGCGTCAGTGTCGGCTCGCTCTACAACGTGGAATCGGTCGAGAAGTCGACCGAAGAGATGCAGATCGAGGCGTCGCGCCGCGGTTATGCGTTCGCCGTGGTCCGTCCCGGCGGCGACCGCAACTTCGCGGCGCACACGGTCTCCGTGGTGTTCAACGTCGATGAGGGCCCTCGCACTTACATCGAGCGCATCAACCTTCGCGGCAACACGCGGACCCGGGACTACGTGATCCGGCGCGAATTCGACATCTCCGAGGGCGACGCCTACAACCGTGCGCTGGTCGACCGTGCCGAGCGCCGGCTGAAGAACATCGACTACTTCAAGAGCGTCAAGATCGTCACCGAGCCCGGCTCTTCCAGCGACCGGGTGATCCTGATCGTCGACCTCGAAGAGAAGTCGACCGGCGACTTCTCGATCTCGGGCGGCTACTCCACGAGCGACGGTGCACTGGCCGAAGTCTCGGTCTCCGAGCGCAACCTGCTCGGCAAGGGGCTCTATGCCAAGGCGTCGGTCAGCTACGGCCAGTATTCGCGCGGCGTATCGCTGTCGTTCGTCGAGCCCTATCTGCTCGACTACCGGCTGGCGCTTGGATTCGACACTTATTGGAAGGAGCAGAAATCGAACAGCTATACGAGCTATGGCGTGACGACGCTGGGCTTCTCCCCGCGCCTCGGCTTCGCGCTGCGTGAGGATCTCTCGCTGCAGCTCCGCTATTCGCTGTATCAGCAGAGCATCACGCTCGCCAGCGCCTACAACAACTGTAACAACAACGCGGCCAACACCTCGCTGGCCTTCAACCCGACGCCTTCCTACATCAAGAACGTTCTCGGCGGTGTGGATCCGACCAACACGACGAGCTCAGGCGTCTATGGCTACGGCTGCTACGGCGACGGCGAGTCGAGCCTGCCGGTCCGGAAGGAGCTGGCGAACGGCGCGACCTGGACCTCGTCGCTCGGCTACACGCTGAACTACAACACGCTTGACAACAACAAGAATCCCACTGACGGTCTGCTGGTCGACTTCAGGCAGGATTTCGCTGGAGTGGGCGGCGACGTCACGTACCTGAAGACGGTGATCGACACCAAGTACTACACCCCGCTCGTCTCCGACATCGTCAACGTGATCCATCTTCAGGGCGGCATCCTCAACAGGATCGGCAACAACGATCTTCGTATGCTCGACCATTTCCAGATGGGCCCGAACCTGGTGCGCGGCTTCGCCTCCAACGGCATCGGTCCGCGCGACATCACCTACCTCAACTACGGCGCCACCGGCGATGCGCTCGGCGGCACGAAGTACTGGGGCGCCTCCATGGAGCTGCAGATGCCGTTCTGGTTCCTGCCCAAGGAGGTCGGGTTGAAGGGCGCCGTCTACGCCGATGCCGGCTCACTCTGGGGTTATCAGGGGCCGACGTCGTGGTCGGCCACGGGCGAAGTCAACACCAAGGCCTGCCCGACCTGCGGCCTGCAATATGACGACGGCAACGTCGTGCGGTCGTCGGTCGGCGTCGGCCTGATCTGGGCCTCGCCGTTCGGCCCGCTGCGCTTCGACTACGCCGTGCCGCTGTCGAAGGGCAAATACGACACGGTTCAGGAGTTCAGGTTCGGCGGCGGCACGTCGTTCTAG
- a CDS encoding Zn-dependent hydrolase: MPDTRSLVDGQRVLADLNALRAIGAYETGVHKPTFSEPHKRSLDWLLQKLAEAGLGAGIDGIGNVFGTSSKAGPKLLAGSHLESQNYAGWLDGPLGVVYALEAARVLNADPSFKGAVEVAAWCDEEGHFGSFLGSRSYVGQVSEAEIDAARDRTNGRTMRDALADMGLAGRARVGVEPKRHVGYLEAHIEQGDTLESGKLAIGVVTSIVGIWQYRINFAGEQNHAGTTRMAVRKDAGLALAKFCVAIDQRFPAVCGPRTVWTTGRITLDPGAPSIIPGGAEMLFQIRDDDPSVIARLEDLLRTMADEVTAEGPCAVTVTKLRTGAPAMMDAGFQDAIEAASKAMADGRSIRMPSGAGHDAQMLATVMPAAMLFVPSIGGISHHWTENTADADIIAGAEVFVDACKRILSG; encoded by the coding sequence ATGCCTGACACCAGATCACTCGTCGACGGCCAGCGCGTGCTCGCCGACCTCAATGCACTCCGTGCCATCGGCGCCTACGAGACCGGCGTGCACAAGCCGACCTTCTCCGAGCCGCACAAGCGCTCGCTGGACTGGCTGCTGCAGAAGCTGGCGGAGGCCGGCCTCGGCGCAGGGATCGACGGCATCGGCAATGTGTTCGGCACGAGCAGCAAAGCCGGACCGAAGCTGCTGGCGGGATCGCATCTGGAGAGCCAGAACTACGCCGGCTGGCTCGACGGCCCGCTCGGCGTCGTCTATGCGCTCGAAGCCGCCCGCGTCCTCAACGCCGATCCCTCGTTCAAGGGCGCGGTCGAAGTCGCCGCCTGGTGCGATGAGGAAGGTCATTTCGGCAGCTTCCTCGGCTCGCGCTCCTATGTCGGGCAAGTGAGCGAAGCCGAGATCGATGCCGCGCGCGACCGCACCAACGGCCGCACCATGCGGGATGCGCTCGCCGACATGGGTCTCGCCGGTCGTGCGCGCGTCGGCGTCGAGCCGAAGCGACACGTCGGATATCTCGAGGCGCATATCGAGCAGGGCGATACGCTCGAGAGCGGCAAGCTCGCGATCGGGGTCGTGACCTCGATCGTCGGCATCTGGCAGTATCGCATCAATTTCGCCGGCGAACAGAACCACGCCGGCACCACCCGCATGGCCGTGCGGAAGGATGCCGGGCTTGCGCTGGCCAAGTTCTGCGTGGCGATCGACCAGCGTTTCCCCGCCGTCTGTGGGCCCCGCACGGTCTGGACCACCGGCCGCATCACGCTCGATCCGGGCGCGCCGAGCATCATTCCGGGCGGGGCCGAAATGCTGTTCCAGATCCGCGACGATGATCCGTCCGTCATCGCACGGCTGGAGGATCTGTTGCGGACGATGGCGGACGAAGTCACCGCGGAGGGCCCTTGCGCCGTCACCGTGACGAAGCTGCGCACCGGTGCTCCCGCCATGATGGACGCCGGCTTCCAGGACGCAATCGAAGCCGCGAGCAAGGCCATGGCTGACGGACGATCGATCAGGATGCCGAGCGGCGCCGGCCACGATGCGCAGATGCTTGCGACCGTGATGCCGGCAGCCATGCTGTTCGTGCCGTCGATCGGCGGCATCAGCCACCATTGGACCGAGAACACCGCCGACGCCGACATCATCGCCGGCGCCGAGGTTTTCGTCGACGCCTGCAAGCGGATACTGAGTGGCTAG
- a CDS encoding ABC transporter ATP-binding protein, with the protein MTTLKIEQVSRTFPARHGNAPTRALEPANLTIGNNDFVTILGPSGCGKSTLLRIVAGLDRPTSGRVVLDGREVTGPGADRGMVFQSYTLFPWLTVRENIAFGLRERGVSETERNKIADAFIRQVGLTGFENHWPKQLSGGMQQRTAIARALANDPKILLLDEPFGALDNQTRALMQEMLLGIWERDQKTVLFVTHDIEEAIFLGSRVIVMSARPGRIKADIAIDLPHPRSYKVKTTPEFVQLKERLVEEIRTEALKVAEHA; encoded by the coding sequence ATGACCACGCTGAAGATCGAGCAGGTCTCGCGAACCTTCCCCGCCCGCCACGGCAACGCGCCGACCCGGGCGCTGGAGCCGGCCAATCTCACCATCGGCAACAACGACTTCGTCACCATCCTCGGTCCCTCCGGCTGCGGCAAGTCAACGCTGCTTCGCATCGTCGCTGGCCTCGACCGCCCGACCAGCGGCCGTGTGGTGCTCGACGGCCGCGAGGTGACCGGCCCGGGCGCCGATCGCGGCATGGTGTTTCAGTCCTACACGCTGTTTCCCTGGCTCACCGTGCGCGAGAACATCGCCTTTGGCCTGCGCGAGCGCGGCGTGTCCGAGACGGAGCGCAACAAGATCGCCGACGCTTTCATCCGCCAGGTCGGCCTCACCGGCTTCGAGAACCATTGGCCCAAGCAGCTTTCCGGCGGCATGCAGCAGCGCACTGCGATTGCGCGCGCGCTCGCCAACGATCCGAAGATCCTGCTGCTCGACGAGCCCTTCGGCGCGCTCGACAACCAGACCCGCGCCTTGATGCAGGAGATGCTGCTCGGGATCTGGGAGCGCGACCAGAAAACCGTGCTGTTCGTCACCCACGACATCGAGGAAGCGATCTTCCTCGGCAGCCGCGTCATCGTGATGAGCGCGCGCCCCGGGCGGATCAAGGCCGACATTGCGATCGACCTGCCGCATCCGCGCTCTTACAAGGTCAAGACCACGCCCGAATTCGTCCAGCTGAAGGAACGGCTGGTCGAGGAAATTCGCACCGAGGCGCTGAAGGTTGCCGAACATGCCTGA